The Buteo buteo chromosome 15, bButBut1.hap1.1, whole genome shotgun sequence genome includes the window AATATGGTGATTAAAGCATTCATTCGGTAGGTAGACGATACGGCTTTACATCCCCTGAGCCAGTGAGAGGATTTGAACTTAATTCTCCTGTATATTTGTAGCCCAGGATTGGTACAGAGTGAAGAACCACATCTTTGGCTGTGCTCTGAAAGGAGGAGCTGATCTTTCTCCTCAGTTCTTGTAAGAAGGCATTAGGCATGCAGCTCTGAGTCTCCTAAACAGGACTTCAGTCCTGAACACAAACCTCATGGCTAGGGAAGAGTCAGGCTGAAGACAAACAGCTGTACTCAGCATTTCCTTCTACTTTACCTAGGGACCTCCTGGTTATTCTGGTTGAATCTTCTTGGCACAAGGTCACATCTTTTGACTCCTGCCTGCCTCATATCTAAAGTATTTGAAGTGAAGCTCATTTGTGGGCTTTAGATGGTTTCTGGAGCacatcagaaaaggaaatttaagtCTATGCTTTGGTGTTGCTGAAATCTGGGTATATAGGCATGCTCAGTTCAAGGATGCCAGTTTGTGTACCAATCAGGTCTTGAGGTGAGAGCCGAGGCTGGTGTCAGGCAGATGAGGTGCTTAAGAGGTTCTCCACAGAACAGCCCAAGCTGACACGCAGCGCAGGAAGAGCTGAAGGATGTGCTGGTGTCGAAAAATCAGCATTGTGTCTACCCCAGCTACGTGCTTCTCAGGTCTGTCGTCATGGGCTTGCTGGCACAGATCAGGAAATACACTGGTTTAGATTTGTCTCCAGCTTGCACTCTAATAATAATAGAGACACAGTAAATGTGCCCCCATACACTGTGTGTACAGGACCTAACTCCTGGTTACTGCTGCCTCACTTGGCAGCAGAGCATTTAAATTTCTGTTGAAATCTAGCCCAGGCTGATTCTGAAGGGCTTAAAGTCTAAACATGTTTACCTAACAAGAGATTCTATTACAATGCAAGCTTCTACGTAGTCAAGACCCACAGTGTGGCTATCAGACAGCCCTAGTAATGATGGGTATAGCTGAACTGTCACTTCCAGAATTATCACCCTATCCCAGATACGTTGCCTGGTGTTACCACGTGGGACAGAAAAACagtagcaaacaaaaaaattttaacgACTTATTTTGCAGCTTGAAAAGATTTTGCAAGTGTGGCTTAATCACTGATTAAACATTACCCTGCACATTGCTTTCTGATGAGTGTTTTATGTGTTCTCTCTGCAGACTGAAGAAGTCCTGAAGATTGATGGAGGGCCATGCTATTCAAACAGCAGGCGTTGCTGAGACAGAAGCTCTTTGTGCTAGGCAGCCTTGCTATTGGAAGTCTCCTATATCTAGTTGCCAGAGTTGGGAGCTTGGATAGGTAAGTCATTAAGTAGCTGCTCTCTTAATTATAAATGGGCTATGATTTTCTGAGTTTTTGCTTCAAGGGTCAGATTTCcgttttggtttgggttttggggggtttggttggggttttttttttagtgtctaCTCATGtatagaaagacagaaagactgTCTATTCTAGTAGTGGTTTTCAttgttctttcctctcctttggaGAAGAGAGTAAGAAAATAGAGTCACAGGTCATCCCTGTCAAAGTATTTCCGTCTGTTCATTTGTATTCTAAGCACATTGACGcttattttcagagaagaaataaaccAGCATCCAGTAAAAATGTCATTACAGTAGctcatttttgtctgtgtgCATCTGTGTGTTGACCTCTAGTTTCAGCAAAACAGTTATGATGTATTTATATATCATCTTTTCTAAATTTATGAGCAAGCAATTAATGTGCTACAGTGGTAGTTAAAATTAAGTATGAGCCTGCAGAGTAGCTCGTCAAGTTTTGAATACTATTTCACTTGAAAGATTGCTTCAGGGTTTCAGAATTTTAACTATGCTAATTAGCCAGTATTTTCTGGAGCTGAATGTGCTAAATAAGTGGGTTTTCTCTGCAAGTGATTTCCTGGAGAGCAGTAGAAAATCCAGCAGAGGAAATCAAAGAGTATTTGGCACTTTTGACCAGGCTGAGTTTTGACTGGTTATTGACAGTGCAACAGTAGTGCTACCTGCACTGACACTGCTCTTTCTGTCACCTTCAAAATGGCCTGGGATTGCTCTGGTAGGTGCTACACAAAGACAGGATAGAAAAGCTGTTTCAAAAGAATGAATGAAACAAGACTTCAAGATGTCCAGAAGCTGGTAGACAGCTTGCCGGTGCTAATGCTCTATTAGTGtccatttttaaatgatggaaAATATTAGCTGAGTTCAAAATTGTGACACAGTACTGGGTGAATACGCAGTGCATGAAAGGGAATTGAAAACAGAGCAACCTAGTGTCCATTGCTAGGTAATGTTGAGCTCCATCTGagttcactgggtgccttctTCAGCTACTTAAATCCACTCCAGAAGAAGAGGGAGACCGTCTACTCAGCTAGGACCAAGTGCATTGCAAATTAAGCCCCAGAATTTATGTCTTCTTTCCCCTGGTGGTCAAAGCATCTCTGATGCTTCAGAGGTGAAAACTTCACTGAGACTAATGTGATTCTGTAAATGGAGGCAGAAAACCTTACTGATCCCTGCAAAAGTATATTTTATCCTCAGAGGCATGAAATCTAATTAACCTTATGCTATTATCTATGCTTGCACATCTACAGAATTTACTGATGGCTATAAAATTATCTCGCCACAGTATTTGACTCGCTGACCTCCTGCGGCAGTGAATTCCACCAGTTTCATATATAATGTTGCCAATGGCAgtaaaattcagtttcattCTCTTGCATTACCCAATGTGAAAAATACCACACTGCTAAAAAGCACTCCTTTATTTGGACTTGctatgaaagagagagagaaggaagcacTAGAAAGGATGAGACACAGATGAATTAACTGGAAATGTTCTTCTGCCTCAGCACTAGGGCACAATCCAAACTTGTTGAATCTGTCAGTAAAAGGACACTGAGTAGCTTCAATAGGCTTTGGAATAACTAATTGTTCAGGAAGAATCCAGATTCATTTATGCTTAATTTATGCTGATCTAATTTGAACAAGAGAGCTGGGGTTGGCCCACATTTAATAGCCTCAGATTAGGCTCTTCAACAGGGatgttttgagttttcttaGGCTCGAAGGGAAATTACCACTAGCTTATCTGATTCACTGGGTCATAAATTCCGATAAACTGAGCACTTCCCTCCAGGGGAGACCATCATCTGTCCTTCTGATCCTGAGTGCATGGAGCTGCCTCACATGTGGAAGCTCAGATTCAGTGCCTGGCAATTTTGAGACGATCTGGATCAGTTTTCGAGTCGCCTGACTCCCTCATTGGCAGTACCAGGAGCCTCCGCACCTGATTTCCACACTCCAAACTGCTCCTGCTGGAACCAGGCTTATAATCTTGCCACTGTGACAcctccttggaaaaaaaattagcaagtGTTCTGGATCAGGAGAGACAGCACTGCTACTTGTCATTAAGATTGCCCAGCCTTATTTTAGCTGGTTTGAAATTTGTCAAAAATAAAGTTCCCTGAGATCAATTGGTTTATGGTGGGTTTTCTCAAGAATAATATTTGTGGAGTTTTATTGTTGTGGTTTGAGAAATTGCCTGTTTTGGGAGAGCAACTTTGGtgataaaataaatgtcatatactctttctttgcaaaggactgttattttaatggaaaaaatgactCAGAGAATCAAAAATATTAACATGTTGCAATATATCAGTAAATAGTTGCATCTGGGGATTCAACTACCAAGATCTGACAGCCTGCTTAATACCACCACTGCCAAGATcttttaaaggatattttttattgtttagagAGAcgagaaggaaggggaaagagtgaaaaaacctgaaatgtaAAGCGTTGAGGAAGGACTTTTAACAACATCCAATCTTTTCCCTTAGGCTAGAGGATATCCtgagtatttatttacttttaaaggaaacCACCCTGTTTGACAAGCTGTTGTGTTACACTGAAGGCAGTGCTAACTGTCTTTTTGAGCAAAAGAGATAAAATTAGTTGAGATGGGTCTGGAACTGCTGGTGTGGAATCCTCTTTGcttgaaaacaaataacaaatacacagaaggagagggaagagaagaacaGAGATAGCAATTGCAGCTTCTGTTTCTTATGCTTTTAACTGCCACCTCGCTGCTGCAGAAAGACTGTCTTACCAGCCACGCCGCAGTCTGACCAAATTGTACCACTGTTAAGTCAAGACATTGCTTTCTGcttatttgtttggggttttttaattggcAGCTTTGCATCAGCATTTCAATGATTCGGTCTTTGCCACCAAGTCAGGCTCTTATTCAGTAGATGGcagagagcaaaggaaaagaagagactggaaacttgagaaaagaaataacaggaacTCACTTCTCTTCGCACTTTCTAAGTAGTCTGCAGGACTTAGCTAGAGCTCATGTGAGCCCAGCAATGTCATCTGGGTTGTTTCTTTGCCTGTGTCTGGACAGGCTATATCTCTCAGCATTTGGATAATCAAGGAACCAGCTAGTGGGTCAGCCAGGGGAATCAAACTTACTTTGTCCCAACCATCCATTGTCCTAGCATCAGTGTCAAATTAGAGACCCCGACAAGCAGTGATGGATGGAAAAgccataaagaaataaataattctatCCTGAAAGCAGGGTTTGAATAATATACAGTAAATGAGTGAGGGGCCACATGCTGAGAAACCAGAATAAATACTGAATACCTAAACAGCTATTAATGAGCTTTGCCCATCTGGTATACTGGCTGAGGCAGGGGTCCTGTGAAAAATAATAGCATGTGGCCGTGTAATTTAAGAACCATATCATAATATATACGCACAGCGAGCTCATATTAAAATTGTCTAGGCAACCTTTGTTCTTACATAGCCTTAATTTTGGAGCGCATAGCTCCgcaaaattattaataatagtTTTCTGTAGGACTTTGGAAGCTCTCTCTACACACCAATTTCATCTCAGTGCAATATTGGCTTGTATAATGACCAAAGCGCTGATTTGAGAGTGGAGGTGAGGGCTTGTTTAAGGTTCTGTAGTAGCAAAATTTTAACACTTTTCTTACTGAACCATTTCTTGCACTCAGTGACATCAAATACAAGAAGGAAGCATTAGAAAACTAGAAAATAGGTGAAATAATTGCAGGTGAGTATAAAAGAATAGCACAAAAAAAGCAGGGGCAAAAGTAGAAACAGTAAGGCACAAAATGAGGTTCAGTGGGAGGATACATAAGTGATGGTAAGAAAATTATCGAGGTAATGATgcaataaatgcattttaaaaatacttttcttgccATTCTTTCTGTCCCTTGCTAATCACGCCTGATTCAGAACCTTGGTCTTTCTGATTCTGATTCGCAGGGAAAACATTGGGCATCTTCTAAAGAGGAGGGGAAATATTGAAAAGCAATGCCTAGAAAGCTGGTTTTCATCCCTTTTGCTCCTCTTCACTAAAAAGGCCAACTCTGGATCAGCAGCTAATAAAGTCAACGGAATGGGAAGCACAGGAAAGAATTCAGGCTAGAATAGGAAAAGTGTGGGAGAGAGATGACCTAAATGAACTGGATTTTCAGATCAAAATGACCAAATAAAATTCATCTTagaatgcttttaaaactaCTAAAGCAATCACAAAGTAATGAGGAATGTGGGAGGTGAGCAACATTCCAGAAGCCCTGAGAACAGTAATCATGGTGTCTATATTGGCAAAGACAAGAAGGGTAGAGTTAGGAGTTGCTCAGCTAAATCACAGCAAAATACCAGAATAAATAATCAAACAATCTGCAAACAATTTCATCACTGGCAGAATAAAATAGAAGTAGAAATGTGGTCACACCATATTGCAAAAGGTTTCCAAGAGTGTGATTGCCTTATATAGAAAACTTGCCTTAAGAGATATCCTCTTTTTACATGCACCTCTTATTTTGCTTGCAgactgcagcccctctgccccatcGACGGTCGATTTGGACCCCGCGGCCAGGACGAAATCCCGCTGCGAGCTCTGCAGTTCAAGCGAGGGCTGCTCCACGAATTCCGAAAGGGCAATGCCACCAAGGAACAAATACGACTGCACAATCTGGTTCAGCAGCTTCCCAAGGCCATTATCATTGGGGTGCGGAAAGGAGGCACCCGAGCACTACTGGAGATGCTGAACCTTCACCCCGCAGTGGTCAAAGCTTCTCAAGAGATTCACTTCTTTGACAATGATGAGAACTATGCCAAGGGGATTGAGTGGTACcggaaaaaaatgcctttttcttacCCTCATCAAATAACAATTGAGAAAAGCCCTGCGTATTTTATCACCGAGGAAGTACCTGAAAGGATTTACAAAATGAACTCATCTATCAAATTATTGATCATTGTCAGGGAACCTACCACAAGAGCTATTTCTGATTACACTCAGGTGCTGGAAggtaaggaaagaaagaacaaaacttaCTACAAATTTGAGAAGCTGGCTATTGATCCTAATACCTGCGAAGTGAACACTAAGTATAAGGCAGTGAGAACCAGCATCTACACAAAACATCTGGAGAGATGGTTAAAATACTTCCCAATCGAGCAGTTTCATATCGTGGACGGAGACCGGCTTATCACAGAACCGCTGCCAGAACTCCAGCTGGTCGAGAAGTTCCTAAATCTTCCTCCGAGGATAAGTCAGTACAATTTATACTTCAATGCCACCAGAGGGTTTTACTGCTTGCGATTTAACATTGTCTTTAACAAGTGCCTGGCGGGTAGCAAGGGACGCATCCATCCAGAGGTGGATACCTCTGTCATTACCAAATTGCGCAAGTTCTTTCATCCTTTTAATCAAAAATTCTACCAGATCACTGGGAGGACATTTAACTGGCCCTAAACTAAACTTCATACGACATTTTCTGTTGCACCTGAGACATGCAATAAATGTCTCTGCTAAAATATGCACTTTTCATAGACACGGCTAtcaaagtaactttttttcatgcatACGTGTACATATGCAGTGTGTGACCAAATATATGGTGGGATCAATTTTTTCTACAGAATAGTAACTAACATAAATTTACTGTCAGCATAGTGGCATCTTTTAAGACATAATAAAGGGAAGGAGGTATTTAGGGAAACAAAGTCAGACACCGTTAAAAGGGTCAGTGTTCCTCTCGCTTAGTGAAGTGTTTATGTGATATACTTATTGATCTAAGCAGAAAGTTAGTTATGCCATAAAAATTCATGTCAAAAGTCTGTGAAACTGTGAGAAAGCATAATCTTCAGGCTATATTTGGTATGTATATTGCTAAAGGAATACTGACACTTTAAACACAGTGCTGAATTTTTACAATGAGAGTGGATAGTactattttcttattatttgaAATGAATATCTTATCTCATACAAACTACATTGTTTCAGAGTTCCTGTGGTGAGTTTGCACTATTGTTTTATTGTATGGACCATAGTGTCACTTGTAGCATGTCAATCATGTGTCAAAAAAAggtcaaataattttttcttctatgcttGTGTGTCGACAAAGCTAAACATCGTGTACATAGTGTACAATGTTTGTAAATACTGGTTTCACACTAAGTAATTCTATTTTGTAAACTGAATATGGCTATTTAATTTAttgtgaaaattaaatttattgtggtatttaaaaatggaatggATTAAAATTACCTATATGTGCAATGGCTTTTCACCTTTGCTTGATGTACATCAGTGTGGTCCCTTAGCCCAGACAGaacatgtgcatgtgtgtgaaaGAGAGCTGCACGTGTAAACTTGGTTTCTAGACAATTGAGAAAGCTGATACATGTGATGAAGCTGAGTTTATTAAAAAACTCATCTGTCTGGGAGTCTGGTGTAACGCACACCTCAAAGAACATTATTGCTGTTCTGTTGCAGCACTTTGCTATAATTAATTCAGTTGCAGTAGCTTGTGAGGCTAAAGAATGACTGTAAAAGCTTACTGTAACCAGGTACATCAAAAGAGCAGAGCGGCCATTAAAACCAAAACGACAGATAAACAAGATTAGAAGAAGGTTATAGAGATTTCATCACTGAAAGCTGGTGATGTTTCAGAAGTCAAAGAAAACAGTTGTGAtacctctgtttttttctggcagcaTATGGACCTGCTCTAAACAAACAACCACAGAGTTGTTATTACTGGTATAAACATAGAGCTCATGTTTCCATTCAGTAAGTCACAAGAAATTAGCTCAGGAAATGAGTATTTTCATGCTTTATACATTGCATGGCTCTTAAAGATGcataagcaaacaaataaaagcaaatgaaaaatgtcttttaaaataagaaaaaagaaagaaggaaagaaagaaaaaaaaaaacaacaacccaacCACTTTAAAACCAACACCTAAAGATTGATGGGGACACAGATTTTGGAAGGTATCCAGAACATCTGAATATTCTGAGCAATGGTAGCAGAGTAGCTGGTAGTTCAGATTATAATAAGATCAAGTTTTCCCTGTGGGCTGTTTATCTTGCTCAGTGATTTGGAAGGATCGGTTTTCTaaataagtgatttttaaaactcttgTGAGAGATTGCTACTTGTCTTGCTGTATCTTTAATCATATGTGCTAGCACTGTGAGCAATGTGCCCTTTCTTCATGCTGCTTCGGAGCCTTGCCAACACAACACAGTGGAGCATATGTGAAATTTTCCGCAGTAGCTACAATACTACTCACTGTTTTCCTGTATGAGAGCCATTTATCCTGCCCACGTCCAGACATAAAGGCTGAGATATTTAACTCGCCTAATAGTGTTGAACGAGGAGATTTTATCCAATTTAACGTTTTCACAATCTTCAGGTGAGCGGACAGATTCCAGGTGGCTTTGGGTGATACTTACTGTCTTCATATAGTCCTGGCTACAAACTACGACTGAAGGCTAAGATGTATTTTCAATGAAAGGGACAAATGAGGCCAAAGTTACCTCTAAGCATGAAATATGCATTTGAAATGAATATCTCTCTGCGTTGatcagaaaaatcacagaggCTGTAATCTAACAGGCACGACTACGCACATTCCTGTTAAAGTCAGCTGGCTTAACTCCAGCTTATCGTTTGCAATTTTGGAGACACATGGATAAATTTAGGCGATAGCTGAGACAAATCTGGTTCAAAAAAGCACCGAGGAATAGTCAGGAAtagcaggggagggaagagggttCAGAAGCATTGCAACATATTAAGAAGCCTAAAAGAGCAGGAGACTGAGTCATTTTCACTGAGCCTTCAGCGCAACGTCCTCGAGTCTTTTTGACATTACCTAGTGAAGGGAAAATTTCAAAACTGCTTCTTAATACATAGATCCAACACACCGCCCAAAGCACACTCCTAGGTTAATGGGGATTTTGCTGCAGTATTCATAACCGGTTTGAGAAGTTCTGACCTTATGGTATTTACCTCTTCAGGAGCAATTTGTGAATAATTCATTTCAgcctctttgctttgcttcccaaATCCTGAGTGAATCATTTCTATTCAAATTGATCATGAGTGTTCAGACTGGGAAGAGCGCTCATAGCTTGAGTTTATGATTGCAGAGTGATGCACAGCTATATAAAGTTGCAGCTGTTAACTTATGGCATTCAAGTTCTCTAAAGACATTGcatctttcatattttctgtaccGTAAAATTGCAGGCTTCACAGCTCTGATAAATGTTTGGATTAAAACTGCtaatatttctgtgcatttttatcAGATTGTCCCAGCTGCTATTTAAACTACATAGTACAACAATTTGCAGCATAAAAGAGTATCAGAGATGAAtttgaaattgtattttcagaaatcagtATATAGGTAGATAAAGGACTGACATTTGGAAATCAGTGATTCATTTACCATTAACCCACTATactaagaaaagcagaataagcatgatgaaaaagtattttccctattttaatggattttttttttttttgcaacgaTGTCTAAGAATACAAGAGAGACAATGTGTTTAGCCACATATTTCAACATATTAGTCCAAGGTTTttaagaggcaatgggcacaaacagGAACACAGGAGGCATCATCTGAACCTCAGGAAAAACTTTTCTACTGTGAGGCTGActaagcactggcacaggttg containing:
- the HS3ST5 gene encoding heparan sulfate glucosamine 3-O-sulfotransferase 5, translating into MLFKQQALLRQKLFVLGSLAIGSLLYLVARVGSLDRLQPLCPIDGRFGPRGQDEIPLRALQFKRGLLHEFRKGNATKEQIRLHNLVQQLPKAIIIGVRKGGTRALLEMLNLHPAVVKASQEIHFFDNDENYAKGIEWYRKKMPFSYPHQITIEKSPAYFITEEVPERIYKMNSSIKLLIIVREPTTRAISDYTQVLEGKERKNKTYYKFEKLAIDPNTCEVNTKYKAVRTSIYTKHLERWLKYFPIEQFHIVDGDRLITEPLPELQLVEKFLNLPPRISQYNLYFNATRGFYCLRFNIVFNKCLAGSKGRIHPEVDTSVITKLRKFFHPFNQKFYQITGRTFNWP